The DNA window CGTGCACCCGTCGCGGTGTCCCGTCGACGATCGCCCGGATCCGCTGGATGTTGGGGTTCCAACGACGCTTTGTCCGGCGGTGCGAGTGGCTGATGCTCATACCGAAGGACGGCCGCTTGCCGCACACCTCACAAACCGCTGCCATCGGGAACGCACACCTCGCTGACTAGAGCCGGCAGAACCTGTCGGACTCGACTGGCCGGCACTCCACAGGCCCGACCGGGCCGGCCGGCCAGGTTAGCATCCATTTAATGCAGACGCTGGAGCGGCTGACCGCCGGTGACCTGGTCACGGCCATCGCCGCGTACCGCGACGCGCTGCGCGCCCATCAGGAGCGGATCAACCGGCTCAACGTCTACCCGGTCCCAGACGGCGACACCGGGACCAACATGGCGCTCACCCTCGAATCGGTGGTCAAGGAGATCGCTGACCGAGACGCCACCGACATGGCAGCCGTCGCCCAGGCGATCAGCTATGGCTCCCTCATGGGGGCCCGAGGCAACTCCGGGGTGATCCTGTCCCAGATCTTGAGAGGTCTCGCCGAAGCAGCTCGCGACTGTGACGGAGTCGACGCGGCTGTCCTGATCGACGGCCTCGGGCGAGCCGCGGAGGGCGCCTACCGAGCCGTCCAGCATCCTGTCGAGGGCACCATCCTCACGGTCGCCAGGGCTGCCTCCGAAGCGGCGGCAGCTGCAGGGGCTTCGCAGGGGCTCTTGCCTGTTCTTGTGGCCGCAAAGTCCGCGGCCGACGAGGCACTCAGGCGGACACCCGAGATGCTTCCCGTCCTCAAGTCGGCGGGTGTGGTCGACTCCGGGGGGTCGGGCCTTGTGCTCATGCTGGATGCGCTGCTGCACGTCGCCGACGGGAGGCCTCTCCCGGATGCCCCGGCCACCGGGGAATCCGCCGGGTCTGACGTGTCTGTCGCCGGCGAAGCCGATACGTCCGGGTACGGGGAGGACAACGAAAGCGGCCTGCGCTACGAGGTGATGTTCTTCCTCGAGGCCCCGGACGAGCTGGTCCCGGCCTTCCGGGAGGTATGGGCGGGCATCGGCGACTCGATCGTGGTGGTTGGAGGCGACGGGCTCTGGAACTGCCACATCCACACCGACGACATCGGCTCGGCGGTCGAAGCGGCCCTCGATGCCGGAAGGCCGAGGAAGATAAGGGTCTCGGACCTTTGGGAGGAGGTCGAGGAGGAACGCTGGGTGCGCGACGCCTCCCAGGCGGGCCTGGACGAAGAACCGCAGGAAGAGTCGGTCGCGTGCGCGGTCGTGGCGGTCTGCACCGGCGACGGCATCCGTCGGATCTTCCGGTCGCTCGGCGTCCATCACTTCGTCAGCGGCGGCCAGTCGATGAACCCATCGACGGCCGAGTTGCTTGCAGCCGTTGACGCTGCCCCGGGCGAGCAGGTCGTGATCCTGCCGAACAACAAGAACATCGTCCCGGTCGCCGAGCAGGCTGCAACTGAAGCCTCGAAGCTGGTTCGGGTTGTACCGACCCGAGGGATCCAGGAAGGTTTCGCGGCGTTGCTCGAGTACGACCCCGAAGGCGATGCCGACTCGAACGCGGCGCTCATGTCCGGAAGCGCCGCACACGTGGTCGCCGGAGAGGTCACACGCGCGGTGCGCGACAGTGTCTGCGAGGCAGGTCCAATATCGGAGGGCGACTACCTAGGCCTGTCCCGAACAGGAATCGAGGTTGTCGCGCCAGACCTCGGCGATGCGACAACCGGGCTGTTGAGCAAGCTGATCGACCCGCAGCACCACGAGATCGTCACGATCATCGCCGGCGATGGATCCTCGGTGGGCGCAACCCGGCGAATCACCGAGTGGCTCGATGAGCACCACCCTGAAATGAATGCCGAAGTGCATCAGGGCGGTCAGCCTGTATACCCGTACCTGTTCAGTATCGAATAATCGAGGGCCGGGGCGACGCCAAGCGCATGAAGGTCGCAAGCTAGTACCTATCTTGGGCTGATGGCCTCGTTCCCACGTCTAGCCGAGACAGGCGTGCAGCGGCTCAGTCGCGTCGGACCGAAGAACACCGAGGCTCTGTCCGCGATGGGCATCGAGACGGTTCTCGATCTCCTCACCCATTACCCGAGGCGATACATCGACCGGACCAACCAGGCCGAGATAGTCGATCTCCGGGAAGGCGACGAGGCGATGGTGCTCGGAGCGGTCCGGCGCGTCAACGCCCGGCGGACCAGGCAGGGACGCTCTCTCGTGGAGGTCGACTTCTTCGACGGCTCGAGTTATTTGAAGGCGACTTTCTTCAACCAACCTTGGCGCGCCAAGCAGCTCTCCGAGGGCACTCAGGCTGTCGTTTTCGGTAAGTGCGAGCGGTACCGCGGGCGCCTCCAGATGACCAATCCGGTCGTTGATCTCATCGGCGATCGGACCGGGCGGATCGTGCCGGTGTACCCCCAGTCCGAAAAGGTCGGTCTCATGACCTGGCA is part of the Acidimicrobiales bacterium genome and encodes:
- the rpmB gene encoding 50S ribosomal protein L28; translated protein: MAAVCEVCGKRPSFGMSISHSHRRTKRRWNPNIQRIRAIVDGTPRRVHVCTSCIRAGKITKAVR
- a CDS encoding DAK2 domain-containing protein, which codes for MQTLERLTAGDLVTAIAAYRDALRAHQERINRLNVYPVPDGDTGTNMALTLESVVKEIADRDATDMAAVAQAISYGSLMGARGNSGVILSQILRGLAEAARDCDGVDAAVLIDGLGRAAEGAYRAVQHPVEGTILTVARAASEAAAAAGASQGLLPVLVAAKSAADEALRRTPEMLPVLKSAGVVDSGGSGLVLMLDALLHVADGRPLPDAPATGESAGSDVSVAGEADTSGYGEDNESGLRYEVMFFLEAPDELVPAFREVWAGIGDSIVVVGGDGLWNCHIHTDDIGSAVEAALDAGRPRKIRVSDLWEEVEEERWVRDASQAGLDEEPQEESVACAVVAVCTGDGIRRIFRSLGVHHFVSGGQSMNPSTAELLAAVDAAPGEQVVILPNNKNIVPVAEQAATEASKLVRVVPTRGIQEGFAALLEYDPEGDADSNAALMSGSAAHVVAGEVTRAVRDSVCEAGPISEGDYLGLSRTGIEVVAPDLGDATTGLLSKLIDPQHHEIVTIIAGDGSSVGATRRITEWLDEHHPEMNAEVHQGGQPVYPYLFSIE